The genomic interval TCATTCATAAGATGACTACCCCTAAGAAAAATATTGGTAAGGTTTATGAGATCACAACTCCTGAACCCATGACTCAGAAGCAAATTGAGTGCTTGCTCAATGGTGTTGTACTAGAAGATGATCCCAAGCCTTGTTATGCAACGGCATGTCTGCAGCTATCAGAACATGTTTTAGCAATGACCATTGTTGAGGGACGTTGTCACAAAGTAAAGCGCATGATGGCAGCCGTTGGTAATCATGTTGCTGGACTTCATCGAACAGAAATTGGCGCCTATCGAATGCCAGCAGATCTAGCTGAGGGTGAATGGCGTTGGTTATATCCTGATGAATTAAAGCAACTCTCACAAAGTGTTGTTAGTTAAAGGAATGAATT from Polynucleobacter necessarius carries:
- a CDS encoding pseudouridine synthase, with protein sequence MAKPISLEKILFSQGFGTRRYCSDLVYADLVKVNGVLAEDSDEKIATDNLVLNVEGQDWEYHEKAYLAFNKPPHYECSHKTTHHSSVYSLLPSLFIERGVQCVGRLDYDTTGLLLISDDGQFIHKMTTPKKNIGKVYEITTPEPMTQKQIECLLNGVVLEDDPKPCYATACLQLSEHVLAMTIVEGRCHKVKRMMAAVGNHVAGLHRTEIGAYRMPADLAEGEWRWLYPDELKQLSQSVVS